The following DNA comes from Nicotiana sylvestris chromosome 10, ASM39365v2, whole genome shotgun sequence.
GTATGTTTCttcactcatatacactattatacaagattatacataattatacaaaaaattgacttcgtcttcttccttacgtcttttctgaaatttaactcaaatcttgctcaaatctactccaaatcactttaaatttaaattttgatctccttttgatattttcaatcgagtagaacaacacccaatccaaacaactaacaaatttAAAAAAACTCATTTTCTATagcaaagctttgaatgatcttcaatggtggacttctactcttcaattttctttctttgtaaCCAGGTGACATAAGAGGAGAACCAAAAAATATACggccccttgaagcatatgtagatgATATGAGAAGAAGAGTgagtgaaagcaatggttgtaagaacacaaattttgaatttgttagtgctttcaaaatatgtacaatatgggctaggttgagtaaaacttaaaaacatggaTCATTTTTTGTTATGAtgtgaagtcatgtgtattttcttgtaattctttcaatATTTTTCTGCATTTTGTTCAAAAGTTCCCCATAATTATGTATAAAATACACTGATTTCAATGTGTTATAGATAGTATGATTGAACGATTTAACAGCAATGGGGTGGTGGCGCAGTTGGCTAGCGCGTAGGTCTCATAGCTTCTGAGTAATCCTGAGGTCGAGAGTTCGAGCCTCTCTCACCCCAATTAATCTCTTTTGTTTTGCAACacttaaatatttttttcttttttggttccTTTTATTTTGCATAAATTAGGTGTCCGACAGTTCATTGTCGTTTTTGGCGAAATTTTCAAATATTTTGCGCCAAAACTCCCAAACAAACTGGCCCCAAAATCGCAAAACCAAAAGCAAATCGGCGAAGAAGATGAAAAATCAACCTTCAATACGACCATTAGGGCAGCGTTCAATTGCTTCAACTTTCCTCTTTCGTTCTTCAAATCAGTAAGAAAAGAATATAACTTTTCTCTTTAATTATGCTCTCACTTTTTTCGCTCACTTTTGGGGTTTTCCCTTTGCTGATTAATTTTAAATTCTAAGAAGAAATTTAATTTTCTTGTTAAATCTCTCTCTTTTTAGCTTTCTGAGTGTACTTCTGAATCTGGGGTTTACTTTTTGTGATTTATTTGAGGTCTACTGGTTGCGAGAAGAAAGTGGAAAGCAAAATTACCAATCAAAAGGGTTCAAGCATCTCTTTATCTGACTTCCTCAGCAAAAAATTGCACAAAAGTCCTGTTTTGCCCGGAGTAGTTCCAGTAAGAAACCTAAATTATTTTAGTTTCTGTGTTCATGAAATGCTAGCAAAATAAGTAATGTAGGATTTTGAACTGCATTTTTGTTAACTACTtgtagttttttttaatttattagtAGCCAACATTGGGAACtcaagaaaatttcaaaaaaaatgaagGCAGAAACTTGTGTTCTCTGTTTTTTGCCATTACTTAAAGATTTCACATTGTAGCTGAAGTGTAGAACTTGTAGGCCAACACAACATATAAGCGGTTATCTATGTGTGTGTATCTAATACATCCTTTGTTCGTGAACGCTTGTTGATTGTGAACGCTTGTTGATTGTGAACCCTTGTTGATTCTGAACTTCGTTTACGAAGGTGCACTCGATGCCTTTAAATGATGGACTAAGGTTGGTGGTTGGTCTGAGGCTCTGAGCTAAATTTCTCTTTTGGAACACCTCAAGACTTGAGAATACGAACAGCTTGTGGATGCTACCGGCTTCAACTAATGCCAATATCGGAAAAGATTTGTTTAAAGTTTGTTTGGTTTTAACTTGTCATTTACATTATATGTGTTCTTATTTAAAATAAGGAGAGTGTTAAGATTAGAGTTGCATTGTAATTATTTAACTAGTAGCCATATTTGTTACGATTGGCTATGGCTATTATTGCAATTAGTTAGTTAGGATGTTTGTTGATGTCAGTATGTTAGTTAGTGGTAGTTTAGGCAGTTAGTGGTAGATGACAGCTGTACAAATACAATATCTTGTATATAGGCGCACTTAGTTCTAATTTTCTAACTAATGAGAAATGTTTCTCCCAGTCTGAAATTCTCTCGaagcttcttcatcttctctgaGCTTCATGGCTTTCAGCCATGGCAGTTGAGCTTCAGCTCAAACATTTCTCCAATAGTTCTCAGTTTTGACAGAGTTCTATTCTTTGCATTAGTATTTGGAACATGCAACTGTTTCCTGAGCAGCCTGTAGAAATCATTATAGGTTCTCCATATCATGATGTGTAATTTCTCTACTTGTACAATAACTTACCTTATTAGATTTAAGTGTAAACGGGAACTAAACTTTTGCAGGGAAATAAGAAAATCTCAGTGCCAGTAAGTAGTAAAGACACAAGTAAGTCTGTTAATGGACAGATCAACCGTGAGAAAGATGGAGAGACAGGAATTCCGTGTGCTCTTGATGCTATTTTTGAACAATATAAGAACACCATGAAAGGGAACCAAGATGTTTCTACTCCTAATAATTGTGGTGAGGTTTTAGTTTGTAGCGCAGATGATGTCAGAACATCAAGAAAAAGAGGTCTTATTGAAGGTTAGTCATTCTTCCAGATATGAATCAGTTCAGCTGTTCACATGCATGTTTGTTGTGCTAATCATATTTTCTTGATGAATTAGGCTTTCATGAGATTGCCttgatatatatttttatttggttagcttcgttgctGAGTATCTAATCTTTGTTTCTGTAACTAAcatacaacaaaaacaacaacaacaaacccaataTATTCCCACATATGGGGtttagggagggtagtgtgtacgcaggccTTACCTCTACCTAGTGAGGTATGTTGTTTCTGTAACTAATATACCTAGTACCTAAGCTTTGTGTCTGTAACTAACATACATGCGCTGTAAAACAAGAACTAATCAGTATCAGATGGCTTCTTGTGTCACTTGACCTCGCTTCCCAAATCGCAAGCTATAAAACTTCAAATTCTAAATAACAACGCAATAGTTTGTTAGTTGATATTGCTTCTCTATTTATATAGCTGCTATTACTTATACGATACTTATTATTTATAAGATTTCCAAATACTTTGTGGTACTTGGAGAAGTATTGAGCTCTAGAAGGGCCGAAAGGATTCTTCTTCTTGAGTTATGTTGACAGCTTTGCTTGAAATTGAGAGTTTTAGCTTAATCTCAGCTACATAGAGAAAAAGGCCTATTACTTTTCTTCTGGCATTTTCCTGAAAGATGATACCTTAAATAAGATCATTGTCCATTTCTTAAGCCCCTTAAAAAAGTGTTAGTTCAGCACTTCCCAAAAACAGATGGAAATTCACTAGATTCTAAAAATTTGAGGACCCTTTTAGTGTTGTTACTCACTGAGTGGATAAGGATTGGGGATGGAGGTATTCAAAATTCGAGCACCTAGTTTTAACTCCTTCAAGCTAGGCTGCTGGCTGGAACTGACACAACTTTTATCTGGTTACTAGCGCATGGTGTATTGGCTTTCTTGAGAAATAAATACCATCTAATTTAGTTCCTATGCTTAGTGGAACTATTATCTGGTTAATCCAATTTCATTTGCATTTGAGTTCTGCCATAGTAATATCTTACATGTTCTTGGATTAATGGAGCATAAAGAATGTGGTATATAACGCAGACGGTTATCTCGCATTCTCTGGAAGTCATCGACGAGTTCTTGTGGTTTAGCCCTGACAGTTTAAAATGGTTTACTAGGTAGCAGCGGAAACCAATCTGCTCGAAAAGTTTTGGCAGTTCTTGGAGAAGGTTCAGCAGAAAAGCGTAGTAGACGAAAAGTGAGGATGCCCGACAACATTGAGAAACCTAGTACCCTCTTCAATCATTGTAAGTCCTCTTAATAAAAGTGGTTCATCTGCTAGAACATATTACTGTATTTTGAAGTGCAAGTTCTCATCATAAAAAGATAATATTGTTTTTTCTGCTTTCAGATGCAAATGGAGGTGGCTGGTGGGACTGCAACATGGAAGGTGTTGATAATGAAGAAGTGGGGTGTAATGAAGTATGGGAAGGAATGGGTTCTACAACTTTAGGGGGATTGGAATGGCACTGATTTATATTACTATTATTGCTTAGAGAAGAATGATTATTTAAAATATCTGTGTAATACATTGGCAGTTGACACCAAAAATGGCATGTTGTTTAATGTAATGATGCAAAAGAAAAGGATGTGAACTTCAAATTATATGCTTGAAGTAGAGCAGTGTATGCTTTAGTGAATGTACTTTATTTCGTAAAAAGATGTCTTTAATATTTTTAACATTAGGGTAGGCTCTCTACATCACATCTCTCGGGGTGTGTCCCTTCCCTGAACCCTGCATGAACGCGGATTGTCTTATGTAAGGGGtgccctttttttctttttttctttgtagaTATGTAAAAACAAGCGGATATTAGTTCTACTTCAGAAAAGAACAGGGGTGATAGGTTGCCCATAAAGTCAAGGGAGGTAAATGGCTTTTCCGACAAGTTTATGGGGCAATTTATGTTTTCCCTTACGGCttatttggatggttgttacatatcgtttcataatgAATCGTATcatattgtatcgtattgtactgtatcgtgtgatgaatacaatgtttgaATGAATTGTGTCATTTTACCGTCGTTTCATGGTATCATGCACCATTAATAtgatgaataaacttgcaatattataaagaaaaataatgatacgctgtATAAAAAGGTaggataaatgataaaataaaattatttaataataatgaagggtgagattgagagaaaaacacaaggaaacgacgcgaccacaccaaattggtcgctacataaagtggcacatttcatcgttacgtaacgacggatttaacgatacgatacaataaaatttaagtaacaatcaaaacaaacattgtatttaaagtaacaatgcGATATGATACAATAGGTGACAAcgatccaaacaagttgttaatAAAACATGGCAGAATGGCCTATATGACACCTATACTTGTACCATTTTGTCATGCCGGTCCCCAAACTCAACAATTTGCCAACCAAACCCTTAATACTCCTTTAAACCATGTATAATAAATGCTTATGACAGGAGGCTGTCAGTGCGTATAACACTATCTCTTCCACGTTGGCTGCCACGTCAAAAAGTAACAATGTGCATGTCCTGCGccgtcctgactcgtgccatgaCCATGTCCCGCGACGTCCTGACTtgtcctgactcgtgccatggccatgtaCTGCGACGTCCTGGCACGTCCTGACTCGttccatggccatgtcctgcgacgtcctgacacgtcctgacacatGCCATGGCCGTGTCCTGCGACGACCTAACACGTGCCATAGACGTCAGATGGtagattaaaaataattaaaataaaaaataaataaaaataaagttcAAACACTAATCCCCTTCCTCAAATGGTGCGATTGCTGTGAACATCAACGACAGAATTTTGTCATAATTTGTAGGTTAGGATGCTTCAGGTATATAAAAGTTACTCTTTTCGGTTTCTGAATCTTTCTTAGTGTTGAAAAATACTATTGCTGATCTGGGTGTTTGAGGGAAAGAAGAAGAGGCTGTTGGTTAAGGATTCGTATTTTTAAGCCAAAGGGTGGAATTTTGGAACAATTGAATAA
Coding sequences within:
- the LOC104238327 gene encoding uncharacterized protein → MKNQPSIRPLGQRSIASTFLFRSSNQSTGCEKKVESKITNQKGSSISLSDFLSKKLHKSPVLPGVVPGNKKISVPVSSKDTSKSVNGQINREKDGETGIPCALDAIFEQYKNTMKGNQDVSTPNNCGEVLVCSADDVRTSRKRGLIEGSSGNQSARKVLAVLGEGSAEKRSRRKVRMPDNIEKPSTLFNHYANGGGWWDCNMEGVDNEEVGCNEVWEGMGSTTLGGLEWH